A portion of the Saccharomyces paradoxus chromosome XV, complete sequence genome contains these proteins:
- the TYE7 gene encoding Tye7p (Serine-rich protein that contains a bHLH DNA binding motif~similar to YOR344C), whose protein sequence is MNSILDRNVRSSETTLIKPESEFDNWLSDENDGTSHINANKDSSSVLSASSSTWFEPLENIISSASSSSIGSPIEDQFISSNNEESALFPTDQFFSNPSSYSHSPEVSNSIKREEDDNALSLADFEATSLQLMPNMINTDNNDDNTQLKNEIELNDSFIKTGLDAKETKKRAPRKRLTPFQKQAHNKIEKRYRININTKIARLQQIIPWVASEQTAFEVGDSVKKQDEDGTETAAATPLPSGTATSTKLNKSMILEKAVDYILYLQNNERLYEMEVQRLKSEIDTLKQDQK, encoded by the coding sequence ATGAACTCTATTTTAGACAGAAATGTTAGATCTAGTGAAACTACTTTAATTAAACCTGAATCTGAGTTTGATAATTGGTTGTCGGATGAAAATGACGGAACTAGTCATATCAACGCCAACAAAGACTCATCTTCAGTCCTTTCTGCATCTTCCTCCACATGGTTCGAACCATTGGAAAACATTATTTCCTCTGCATCTAGCTCTTCGATAGGCTCTCCCATCGAAGACCaatttatttcttccaaCAACGAGGAATCTGCTCTTTTCCCAACGgatcaatttttcagtaaTCCTTCTTCATACTCGCATTCTCCAGAGGTTAGCAATTCgataaaaagagaagaggACGACAATGCCCTTTCTTTGGCTGATTTCGAAGCAACTTCGTTGCAATTGATGCCCAACATGATAAATActgataataatgatgataatacCCAACTTAAGAACGAAATCGAGCTAAACGACTCATTTATAAAAACAGGTCTGGACGCCAAGGAGACGAAAAAGAGGGctccaagaaaaagactAACACCCTTCCAAAAGCAAGCTCACAATAAGATCGAAAAACGTTACAGAATAAACATCAACACAAAGATTGCAAGACTACAGCAGATTATCCCATGGGTGGCAAGTGAACAAACAGCTTTTGAAGTGGGTGATTCTGTAAAAAAGCAGGATGAAGACGGCACGGAAACTGCCGCTGCTACTCCCCTACCATCTGGCACAGCTACAAGCACGAAGCTTAATAAAAGCATGATCCTGGAAAAAGCTGTTGACTATATTCTATATCTACAAAACAATGAACGACTATACGAAATGGAAGTTCAAAGATTGAAAAGTGAAATCGACACTTTGAAACAAgaccaaaaataa
- the REV1 gene encoding deoxycytidyl transferase (Deoxycytidyl transferase~similar to YOR346W): protein MGEYDEVVDLLDSDLEYSINRKTPDKENCFTQSSFNDSHLTGRTGGLNARSFLSTLSDDSLIEYVNQLSQTNKSNSNLTAGTPRFTTEHISCDDLHADLSCSEDSPIAHSVTEIQESGSNNEDVNKNTVYTRENYFQDKAQGQSLQDQMLRDQYKDQISSQSSKVFKNCVIYINGYTKPGRLQLHEMIVLHGGKFLHYLSSKKTVTHIVASNLPLKKRIEFANYKVVSPDWIIDSIKEARLVPWQNYSLTSKLDEQQKKLDNCKTVNSIPLPSKTTLHKRPTHVGWALLPVEQPSLADLNNLESKRIVACDDPNFLTSYFAHSRLHHLSAWKANLKDKFLNEHINRYTKITNKDTYTIFHIDFDCFFATVAYLCRSACFSSCDFKRDPIVVCHGTKNSDIASCNYVARSYGIKNGMWVSQAEKMLPNGIKLTSLPYNFEQFQLKSEAFYSTLKGLNIFNLILPISIDEAVCARVISDDIHNTKTLNAKLCEEIRQEVFQGTDGCTVSIGCSDSLVLARLALKVAKPNGYNITFKSDLSEKFWCNFKLDDLPGVGRSILSRLESTFHSPHSLNDLRKRYTLDTLKASVGSKLGMKIHLALQGQDDEESLKILYDPKEVLQRKSLSIDINWGIRFGNITQVDLFIERGCQYLLKKLNEINKTTSQITLKLMRRCKDAPIEPPKYMGMGRCDSFSRSSRLGIPTNEFGIIATEMKSLYRTLGCPPKELRGLALQFNKLVDVGPDNNQLKLRLPFKTIVTNKAFESLPDDVKNDINNEFEKRIYMRKESGLDSSLLSSKKKGITIPRPEAHDLPSTMEEQFMSELPTQVRAEVRHDLRIQKKIQRTKLGNLQEKIKRREESLQNEKIHFMGHNSIFKPIKFQNLTRFKKICQLVKQWVAETLGDGGPHEKDVKLFVKYLIKLCDSNRVHLVLHLSNLISRELNLRASLNQDHSGFQTWERILLNDIIPLLNRNKHTYQTVRKLDMDFEV, encoded by the coding sequence ATGGGTGAATATGATGAGGTTGTAGATTTGCTGGACAGCGATTTGGAATATTCTATAAATAGGAAAACACctgataaagaaaattgttttACTCAGTCAAGTTTCAATGATTCGCACTTAACTGGAAGAACTGGCGGCTTGAATGCGAGGTCTTTCCTATCTACGTTAAGCGATGATTCCTTAATTGAATATGTGAATCAACTGTCCCAAACCAATAAGAGCAATTCTAATTTAACTGCAGGGACTCCAAGATTTACTACTGAGCATATCAGCTGTGATGATTTACATGCTGATCTTAGCTGTAGCGAAGATTCACCCATAGCTCATAGCGTTACCGAGATCCAAGAAAGTGGTAGCAATAATGAAGATGTTAACAAAAATACTGTCTATACTAGGGAGAATTATTTCCAGGACAAGGCGCAAGGACAAAGCCTGCAGGACCAAATGTTAAGAGATCAATATAAAGATCAAATTTCCAGTCAAAGCAGTAAagtattcaaaaattgcGTCATCTATATAAATGGCTACACAAAACCTGGCAGATTGCAACTACATGAGATGATAGTTTTACATGGCGGAAAGTTTTTACACTACttgtcttcaaaaaaaacgGTTACTCACATAGTAGCTTCCAATTTACcattaaagaaaaggattGAATTTGCAAATTACAAAGTAGTCAGTCCGGATTGGATAATTGATAGCATCAAAGAAGCAAGATTAGTGCCCTGGCAAAATTACTCGTTGACGTCTAAACTTGATGAGcagcaaaaaaaactagATAATTGTAAAACCGTAAATTCTATTCCATTGCCCTCAAAGACTACTCTGCATAAAAGACCTACACATGTTGGTTGGGCATTGTTGCCAGTAGAACAGCCGTCACTAGCAGATCTCAATAATTTGGAATCGAAAAGAATAGTTGCTTGTGATGATCCGAATTTCCTTACTTCCTATTTTGCCCATTCGAGGTTACATCATCTCTCCGCATGGAAAGCCAACCTAAAagataaatttttgaatgaacACATCAACAGGTACACCAAAATTACGAATAAGGACACCTATACTATCTTCCATATCGATTTTGACTGTTTTTTCGCAACCGTTGCATACCTATGTAGAAGTGCTTGCTTCTCATCATGCGATTTCAAAAGGGATCCTATAGTGGTATGCCATGGTACTAAAAACTCTGATATAGCTAGTTGCAATTATGTGGCAAGGTCATATGGGATTAAAAATGGAATGTGGGTGTCTCAAGCAGAAAAGATGTTGCCAAATGGGATCAAACTAACATCGCTACCGTATAATTTTGAGCAATTTCAGTTAAAATCGGAAGCATTTTACAGTACTCTCAAAGGATTGAACATattcaatttgattttacCCATATCAATTGATGAAGCTGTTTGTGCAAGGGTAATCTCTGATGATATTCATAATACTAAAACCTTAAATGCGAAGCTGTGTGAGGAAATACGCCAAGAAGTTTTCCAAGGAACAGATGGTTGTACGGTGAGTATTGGATGTTCCGATTCTCTTGTATTAGCAAGGCTAGCTCTCAAAGTGGCGAAACCAAATGGTTACAATATCACGTTTAAGAGTGATCTATCGGAGAAATTCTGGTGTAATTTCAAATTAGACGATCTGCCTGGAGTTGGGCGTTCTATTCTTTCAAGGTTAGAATCAACATTTCACAGTCCACATTCTTTAAATGATTTGAGAAAAAGATACACTTTAGATACCTTGAAGGCGAGCGTCGGCTCCAAGTTAGGTATGAAGATACATCTCGCATTACAAGGccaagatgatgaagaaagcTTGAAAATACTGTACGATCCCAAAGAAGTCTTACAAAGGaaatcattatcaatcGATATCAATTGGGGAATCAGGTTTGGAAATATCACCCAGGTAGACTTATTCATAGAAAGAGGTTGTCAgtatcttttgaaaaaattgaatgaaATCAACAAAACAACGTCACAAATCACATTAAAACTGATGAGAAGATGTAAAGATGCCCCTATTGAACCTCCAAAATATATGGGGATGGGAAGGTGTGACTCATTCAGTCGTAGCAGCAGATTAGGCATTCCGACAAACGAATTTGGAATTATTGCTACCgaaatgaaaagtttgTATCGAACATTAGGCTGCCCCCCAAAGGAATTAAGAGGCCTTGCTCTACAATTTAACAAATTGGTTGATGTGGGACCGGATAATAATCAGCTGAAACTGAGGCTACCATTTAAAACAATAGTGACGAACAAAGCTTTCGAGAGCTTACCAGATGATGTAAAAAATGACATTAATAACGAGTTCgagaaaagaatttataTGAGAAAAGAATCTGGGTTGGACTCTAGCTTATTGAGctctaaaaagaaaggaattACCATTCCCAGACCAGAAGCACATGATTTGCCCAGCACTATGGAAGAACAATTTATGAGTGAACTACCAACCCAGGTTCGAGCAGAAGTAAGGCATGATTTGAgaattcagaaaaaaatccaacgGACGAAGTTAGGAAACctacaagaaaagataaaaaggAGAGAAGAGAGCTTacaaaacgaaaaaattcatttcaTGGGCCACAATAGTATTTTCAAGCCAatcaaatttcaaaatttgacaCGGTTCAAAAAGATTTGTCAGTTGGTGAAACAATGGGTTGCCGAAACTTTGGGTGATGGGGGGCCACATGAGAAAGATGTTAAATTATTCGTGAAATATTTGATCAAACTTTGTGATTCTAATAGAGTCCATTTAGTTCTTCATTTATCGAACCTAATATCAAGGGAATTGAATCTTCGTGCCTCTTTAAATCAGGATCATTCTGGCTTCCAAACGTGGGAAAGGATCTTACTCAATGATATAATTCCACTTTTAAACAGAAATAAACATACTTACCAGACTGTGCGTAAACTTGACATGGACTTTGAAGTttga
- the PYK2 gene encoding pyruvate kinase PYK2 (Pyruvate kinase~similar to YOR347C) has product MPESRLQTLANLRIGTPQQLRRTSIIGTIGPKTNSCESITALRKAGLNIIRLNFSHGSYEFHQSVIENAVKSEQQFPGRPLAIALDTKGPEIRTGRTLNDQDMYIPVDHQMVFTTDANFANTSNDKIMYIDYANLTKVIVPGRFIYVDDGILSFKVLQIIDDSNLRVQAVNSGYISSRKGVNLPNTDVDLPPLSAKDIKDLQFGVRNGIHIVFASFIRTPEDVLTIRKALGSEGQDIKIISKIENQQGLDNFDDILKVTDGVMIARGDLGIEILAPEVLAIQKKLIAKCNLAGKPVICATQMLDSMTHNPRPTRAEVSDVGNAVLDGADCVMLSGETAKGDYPVDAVNIMAATALIAESTIAHLALYDDLRDATPKPTSTTETVAAAATAAILEQDGKAIVVLSTTGNTARLLSKYRPSCPIILVTRHARTARIGHLYRGVFPFLYEPKRLDDWGEDVHRRLKFGVEMARSFGMVENGDTVVSIQGFRGGIGHSNTLRVSTVGEEF; this is encoded by the coding sequence ATGCCAGAGTCAAGATTGCAAACACTAGCTAACTTGAGAATAGGAACTCCGCAGCAACTTAGACGGACTTCCATAATAGGTACCATTGGACCTAAGACAAATAGCTGCGAGTCCATTACTGCCCTGAGGAAAGCAGGCTTGAACATCATTCGATTGAACTTCTCCCATGGCTCCTACGAATTTCATCAATCAGTGATCGAAAATGCTGTGAAATCAGAACAGCAATTCCCTGGCAGGCCGCTTGCCATTGCCCTGGATACCAAGGGTCCCGAGATCAGAACAGGTCGCACACTGAATGACCAGGATATGTATATCCCTGTAGACCACCAAATGGTTTTTACCACTGACGCAAATTTTGCAAACACCTCTAATGATAAAATCATGTATATAGACTACGCCAATTTAACGAAAGTTATTGTTCCAGGGAGGTTTATATACGTGGACGATGGGATTCTCTCTTTTAAAGTGCTCCAAATCATTGACGATTCTAATTTAAGGGTCCAAGCGGTAAACTCGGGTTATATCTCATCTCGTAAAGGTGTCAACTTGCCCAATACCGACGTCGATTTGCCCCCTTTGTCCGCAAAGGATATAAAGGACTTGCAATTCGGGGTCCGCAATGGGATTCACATTGTGTTTGCCTCTTTCATAAGAACTCCGGAGGATGTCTTGACTATCAGAAAAGCCCTCGGTTCTGAAGGGCAAGATATTAAGATTATTTCCAAGATAGAAAATCAACAAGGACTAGATAATTTCGACGATATCCTGAAAGTCACCGATGGTGTCATGATAGCAAGAGGCGATTTAGGAATTGAGATCTTGGCACCTGAAGTATTAgccattcaaaaaaaacttattGCAAAATGTAATTTAGCAGGCAAACCTGTCATTTGTGCAACTCAAATGCTGGATTCAATGACCCACAACCCGAGGCCGACAAGGGCTGAAGTTTCAGATGTGGGTAACGCTGTGTTGGACGGTGCTGATTGCGTTATGCTTTCTGGAGAGACGGCAAAGGGTGATTATCCAGTGGATGCAGTTAATATTATGGCGGCAACTGCTCTGATTGCTGAAAGTACCATCGCCCATTTGGCTCTTTATGATGATCTTAGAGACGCCACTCCCAAACCTACTTCGACTACAGAAACTGTGGCAGCTGCAGCCACGGCAGCAATCTTGGAGCAAGATGGTAAGGCCATTGTTGTATTATCCACTACAGGGAACACGGCAAGGCTGCTGTCAAAATATAGACCAAGCTGTCCTATCATACTAGTGACAAGACACGCAAGAACGGCAAGAATTGGACATTTGTATAGAGGTGTTTTCCCATTTCTCTATGAGCCAAAACGCCTAGACGACTGGGGTGAGGATGTTCACAGACGCCTGAAGTTTGGTGTTGAAATGGCGAGGTCTTTTGGAATGGTGGAGAACGGTGATACAGTTGTTTCCATCCAGGGGTTCAGAGGGGGCATCGGTCATTCCAATACCTTACGGGTTTCTACTGTTGGTGAAGAATTCTAG
- the PUT4 gene encoding proline permease PUT4 (Proline permease~similar to YOR348C), which yields MVNILPFHKNNRHSAGVVTCTDDVSGSGSGSGGDTKKDDNVVQVTESPSSGSRNNHRYDNEKDDAIRMEKISKNKSASSNGTIREDLIMDMDLEKSPSVDGDNEPHKLKQGLQSRHVQLIALGGAIGTGLLVGTSSTLHTCGPAGLFISYIIISAVIYPIMCALGEMVCFLPGDGSDSAGSTANLVTRYVDASLGFATGWNYFYCYVILVAAECTAASGVVEYWTTAVPKGVWITIFLCVVVLLNFSAVKVYGESEFWFASIKILCIVGLIILSFILFWGGGPNHDRLGFRYWQHPGAFAHHLTGGSLGNFTDIYTGIIKGAFAFILGPELVCMTSAECADQRRNIAKASRRFVWRLIFFYVLGTLAISVIVPYNDPTLVNALAQGKPGAGSSPFVIGIQNAGIKVLPHIINGCILTSAWSAANAFMFASTRSLLTMAQTGQAPKCLGRINRWGVPYVAVAVSFLCSCLAYLNVSSSTADVFNWFSNISTISGFLGWMCGCIAYLRFRKAIFYNGLYDRMPFKTWGQPYTVWFSLIIVGIITITNGYAIFIPKYWRVSDFIAAYITLPIFLVLWLGHKLYTRTWRQWWLPVSEIDVTTGLVAIEEKSREIEEMRLPPSSFKDKFLDALL from the coding sequence ATGGTAAACATACTGCCTTTCCACAAGAACAATCGACACAGCGCGGGAGTCGTCACCTGCACGGACGACGTTAGCGGTAGCGGTAGCGGTAGCGGCGGCGATACCAAGAAGGACGACAATGTTGTCCAGGTAACAGAATCACCATCGTCCGGGTCGCGCAACAACCATCGCTACGACAACGAAAAAGATGACGCCATCCGcatggaaaaaatatccaagAACAAGTCTGCGTCGTCCAACGGCACTATCCGTGAGGATCTGATTATGGATATGGACTTGGAGAAGTCGCCTTCCGTTGATGGCGATAACGAGCCGCATAAACTAAAACAAGGTCTGCAGTCGCGTCATGTGCAACTGATCGCGCTGGGCGGCGCCATCGGTACTGGTTTGCTGGTAGGAACTTCATCCACGCTTCACACGTGCGGCCCCGCAGGGCTGTTCATATCCTACATCATTATCTCAGCTGTGATCTATCCAATCATGTGCGCGCTGGGCGAAATGGTGTGCTTCTTGCCTGGTGACGGTTCTGATAGTGCCGGGTCGACGGCGAATCTGGTCACTAGATACGTTGACGCATCGTTAGGCTTCGCCACTGGGTGGAACTACTTCTACTGTTACGTGATCTTAGTTGCCGCCGAGTGTACGGCGGCTTCCGGTGTGGTCGAATACTGGACCACCGCGGTTCCCAAGGGTGTTTGGATCACGATTTTCTTATGTGTGGTAGTGCTACTGAACTTTTCCGCCGTCAAAGTGTACGGTGAATCCGAGTTCTGGTTCGCGTCTATCAAGATATTATGCATTGTGGGACTGATCATTCtgtcttttattttgttttgggGAGGTGGCCCCAACCATGACCGTCTCGGGTTTAGGTACTGGCAACACCCAGGTGCTTTTGCTCACCACCTCACGGGCGGATCACTGGGTAACTTTACTGATATCTACACTGGGATCATCAAGGGCGCATTCGCCTTTATTCTGGGTCCGGAACTAGTCTGCATGACTTCCGCGGAATGCGCGGACCAACGTAGAAATATTGCCAAAGCTTCGCGCCGCTTTGTATGGAGACTTATCTTTTTCTACGTTCTGGGGACGCTGGCCATCTCCGTTATCGTTCCTTATAATGACCCAACGTTGGTAAATGCGCTGGCGCAGGGCAAACCAGGAGCAGGCTCTTCACCCTTTGTCATCGGAATCCAAAACGCCGGTATTAAGGTTCTTCCTCACATTATTAATGGGTGCATCTTGACCAGCGCGTGGTCTGCCGCCAACGCGTTCATGTTCGCGAGCACGAGATCGCTGTTGACCATGGCACAAACGGGACAGGCGCCCAAATGTCTGGGCAGAATCAACAGATGGGGTGTTCCATACGTCGCCGTTGCCGTGTCTTTCTTGTGCTCTTGTTTGGCTTATTTGAACGTGTCTTCATCCACGGCGGACGTATTCAATTGGTTTTCCAATATCAGCACTATTTCCGGGTTTTTGGGTTGGATGTGCGGCTGCATCGCGTACCTCAGATTCCGCAAGGCTATTTTCTACAATGGCCTGTACGACAGAATGCCCTTTAAGACTTGGGGACAGCCTTACACCGTGTGGTTCTCTCTAATTATCGTAGGcatcatcaccatcacTAACGGTTATGCCATTTTCATCCCTAAGTACTGGAGGGTATCTGATTTCATTGCTGCCTACATCACTTTGcccatttttttggttttgtgGTTGGGCCACAAGCTGTACACTCGGACCTGGAGACAATGGTGGCTTCCCGTGTCCGAGATCGATGTTACTACGGGCTTAGTCGCGATTGAGGAAAAATCAAGAGAAATCGAGGAGATGAGACTGCCCCCCTCTAGTTTCAAAGACAAGTTCCTAGACGCCTTGTTGTAA
- the CIN1 gene encoding Cin1p (Tubulin folding factor D involved in beta-tubulin (Tub2p) folding~similar to YOR349W), with amino-acid sequence MYNIQALLSSIQSGVQTISPETHQQTIAAINKFQDDPALLDTILPRCVPLLTNSFFCMSKRDQKLVAELFYNLDKISHSKVLKSLDTSIFRLNDILEYLQDQASPSSFSDVLCVYLNFSWLSVILLSPYTFKDKFSKTLRVSSRFENYPICIPPINKIKAVLYFKNFTHAFDQLPEPEQSNVPFLNQFLKLFIQSSQTANTYFSHENLRHLQQVALSSDAIKLLPKLFQISYNRGSHDILNAIIEFFQDHLNSNSTDTRFKLAHSFAKIIKFLHQTDPPSSIELIEYTIENTVSLLQASCDSIDSNELHTSLLIIAEVALAKILPIDLVNLVLTQIIPKTCHFQQSHFQIIKGHHIRDSTSFIIWSIIRSNNGNSLSSRVLQSLLSHLLINAFFDSELIIRYSSFAALQELLGRSNKSLALNQTDIASILQANWKDLPRSFEENSGLIHRLFNPENTLKTTVCVWNIFIDWSSNWNLLENLHLTTMKLNIDYNLVPLIKAKLYSTDLLQVILNKSGHSITQNCQILYLHLKLFENDVNCPKTSEICTDIYQNKINFQLTGQGKRQFNDNSPELFQIFVILKYWQLIGRNDFNQELFWKLVSIISPQKKLNLYNEFIPLVQRIISQCVNLNYSRIAQLIKSGNELACRSICHLPDQERMCSLFFSQFPLLTPQSKSVLIDEVDHHWEDRISLLPSTSYQKFLSIIINCLDDYTTTQQGDVGRLVRIQALKAIQAHPGLLSGDGDTIRPKLTRLLAEPVPEIRRLSFQLLTSVAPQVTELSDSSILNYHHKKGLSKEFWKGYVVSAGAIHFTDSQLTSSIDSFIVYFRSLSPSQQLELCHDLIRIIPSARQIGELRKCDCNKDPLTGGMRFDTIKFTINCVKFWTRIMESGLVVLHHDFDFQGVFAKFYNLHLLENVTLRVNVVKFLPFLAISCYYTMRETTDRNNLSNLVNSILKRLLVIVKREYTATKSKFMINQNIALQSMFQIFLELSATRQLQTLQAACQNHELADILESDITI; translated from the coding sequence ATGTACAATATCCAGGCTTTGTTGAGCTCGATACAATCTGGGGTTCAGACCATTTCTCCAGAGACGCACCAACAGACAATTGCCGCGATCAATAAGTTTCAAGACGATCCGGCACTTTTAGACACCATACTACCAAGATGCGTGCCTCTTTTGACGAACTCGTTCTTTTGTATGTCAAAACGTGACCAAAAACTCGTTGCGGAGCTCTTCTACAATCTTGACAAGATCTCCCACTCAAAAGTCCTTAAATCATTAGATACAAGTATTTTTAGATTAAACGACATTTTAGAATATTTACAAGATCAAGCTtcgccttcttctttcagcGATGTCTTGTGCGTCTatctaaatttttcttggctTAGCGTCATTTTGCTTTCACCTTACACATTCAAAGACAAATTCAGCAAAACGCTTCGAGTATCATCGAGGTTCGAGAACTATCCGATTTGCATACCTCCGATTAACAAGATTAAAGCCGttttatatttcaaaaacttcaCACATGCGTTTGACCAGCTACCGGAACCGGAACAGTCAAATGTACCATTTCTCAACCAGTTTTTAAAACTGTTTATTCAGTCATCACAAACTGCAAACACCTACTTCTCGCATGAGAATCTAAGGCACTTACAACAAGTTGCGCTGTCCAGTGACGCAATAAAGCTCCTACCCAAATTATTCCAGATTTCGTACAATCGTGGGTCTCACGACATCCTAAATGCTATAatagaatttttccaaGACCATCTCAATTCAAATTCCACGGATACCCGATTCAAATTGGCGCACTCCTTCGCTAAGATTATCAAGTTCCTCCACCAGACGGATCCACCATCTTCTATCGAACTCATCGAATATACCATCGAAAATACAGTTTCTCTATTACAGGCCTCTTGCGATTCCATTGATAGTAACGAGTTGCACACCTCTCTCCTCATCATTGCCGAGGTGGCGCTGGCTAAAATTCTCCCTATAGATTTGGTCAACCTCGTATTGACTCAGATCATCCCTAAAACTTGTCATTTCCAGCAATCCCActttcaaatcatcaaGGGCCATCATATCAGGGATTCGACAAGTTTCATTATCTGGTCAATAATAAGGTCAAACAATGGCAATAGTTTGTCGTCACGGGTCCTACAGTCGCTATTGTCTCACTTACTAATAAATGCCTTTTTCGATTCTGAATTAATAATCAGATACTCGAGTTTTGCTGCTCTCCAAGAATTACTGGGTAGATCCAACAAATCTCTTGCGCTAAATCAAACGGATATCGCATCCATATTGCAGGCAAACTGGAAGGATTTACCGAGATCGTTCGAGGAAAATTCGGGTCTAATTCACAGACTGTTCAACCCCGAAAACACCTTGAAAACTACTGTTTGCGTGTGGAACATATTCATTGATTGGTCGTCCAATTGGAATTTACTGGAAAATTTACATTTGACTACAATGAAACTCAATATAGATTACAATTTAGTGCCACTAATCAAGGCAAAACTATACTCAACCGATTTATTGCAAGTAATATTAAACAAGTCTGGCCATTCAATCACACAAAACTGTCAAATTTTGTACTTGCACTTGAAACTGTTCGAAAATGACGTAAATTGCCCCAAAACAAGCGAGATTTGTACCGacatttatcaaaataaGATAAATTTCCAACTAACTGGTCAAGGGAAAAGACAATTTAACGATAATTCGCCCGaattatttcaaatttttgtcATTTTGAAATACTGGCAATTGATAGGACGAAATGATTTCAATCAAGAATTGTTTTGGAAATTAGTAAGTATTATATCTCCacagaagaaattaaactTGTACAACGAATTCATCCCTCTAGTACAGCGAATAATATCTCAATGCGTCAATTTAAACTATTCAAGGATCGCTCAACTAATTAAATCGGGCAACGAATTAGCTTGCCGCTCAATATGTCATCTGCCCGATCAAGAAAGGATGTgctctcttttcttttcccaGTTCCCCTTATTAACACCTCAGTCCAAATCGGTTCTGATAGATGAAGTTGACCATCATTGGGAGGATAGAATAAGTTTGCTCCCGTCGACTTCGtaccaaaaatttctcAGTATCATTATTAACTGCCTCGATGATTATACAACAACACAACAAGGTGACGTAGGACGTCTAGTAAGAATACAGGCTTTAAAAGCTATACAGGCACATCCTGGCTTGTTATCTGGGGATGGTGACACCATCAGGCCAAAATTAACGAGATTGCTGGCGGAACCTGTACCAGAGATCAGAAGACTAAGTTTCCAATTACTTACTTCAGTCGCACCGCAAGTCACTGAGCTATCTGACTCTTCAATACTTAATTACCATCACAAAAAAGGTCTAAGCAAAGAATTCTGGAAAGGATATGTAGTAAGCGCTGGAGCAATACATTTTACCGACTCCCAGCTCACTTCATCAATTGATTCTTTTATCGTGTACTTTAGATCTTTATCTCCTTCGCAACAGTTGGAATTATGCCATGATTTAATCAGGATAATTCCGAGTGCTAGACAAATCGGTGAATTAAGAAAATGTGATTGCAATAAAGATCCATTAACGGGCGGTATGAGGTTTGATACCATCAAATTCACTATTAATTGCGTAAAATTTTGGACTAGAATCATGGAATCTGGTTTAGTTGTTTTGCACCatgattttgattttcaagGTGTTTTCGCCAAATTCTATAACCTACATTTATTAGAGAATGTGACATTGAGAGTAAACGTCGTCAAATTCCTTCCATTCTTGGCAATTTCCTGTTACTACACAATGAGAGAAACTACTGACCGAAATAATCTATCCAACCTGGTCaattcaattttgaaaaggctGCTGGTTATTGTGAAACGTGAATACACAGCAACGAAATCAAAGTTTATGataaatcaaaatattGCTTTGCAAAGTATGTTCCAGATATTTTTGGAGTTAAGTGCCACCAGACAACTCCAAACGCTACAAGCGGCCTGCCAGAATCATGAGTTGGCGGATATATTAGAGTCTGATATCACTATATAG